The genomic interval TGCCGATCTTCAAAAATTCCCTTGATGGCACGCTCCAGCCGATCTGAAGAGGACGATTTGAGAAGATAGCCATAGGCGGTTTCCGATGGTGCGACCTTGGCCACGCCGCGCACATAGGCCTCATCGGCATAGTTAGACCAGAACATGATGGGCAGCTCGGGAAATTGCGCCCAAACGGCCTTGGCGACATCAACGCCGGTAATCTTGGGGATTTGCAGATCAAGAATGATCGCATCAGGACGGAACTTCAGAGCCAGCGCAAGCCCCTCTTCACCATCGGAGGCTTCCAGCACGTCAACAAATCCCATGTCCGGATTGCTCACCACCTTGCACAGGAATTCCCGGTGCAGCAAATCATCTTCAACAATCAGGAT from uncultured Cohaesibacter sp. carries:
- a CDS encoding response regulator transcription factor, producing the protein MKGRSILIVEDDLLHREFLCKVVSNPDMGFVDVLEASDGEEGLALALKFRPDAIILDLQIPKITGVDVAKAVWAQFPELPIMFWSNYADEAYVRGVAKVAPSETAYGYLLKSSSSDRLERAIKGIFEDRQTIIDYEVVGIQKRSKNSYHALTDTEYEVLLDIALGLTDSAISERRCISLRTVQSRLQSIYAKMGISDVPSTKGGAVFNRRNRAVVLALLARQINSKTLEALNNNLDFVEFE